DNA sequence from the Colletotrichum destructivum chromosome 9, complete sequence genome:
GTCACATCAAGGGGGTGCGGGCTCGGGACCCAGGATGAGAGATGTTGGAGGGCGGCAATAGACAGGTACAGGCATGCACGAGAAACGGGCACAGGCAAACAAACATAAAAAGAGTGAGGCGCATCACCAAAGCATCACCGCTGCATCCTAGCATAGAATATTACATGTACATCGTACAACGagagcctcctcctcctcctccggccGAACGGGAGCGGGGAATGTGTCGATCGATGCGGAGAAGCTTCTACTTTGGTCTCCCTGCTGGCGCAATCCGCCATGCCCCATCTGCCCCATGCCAAGACCGTCTCAACTCACTTCTTGGGGTCCCACTGCACGCACAGGGAGTTCATTCGATGTGGCAAGTAAGTTCTTGTAAGTACTCCTCTGGCAGCTTGGGGTTTTCGCAAATCCCGAAGGCCAATTGGTTGCAAGAAGGGACGAGATTTTCGAAGGCCGCCCGATCCTTTCAAGAAAgagcctctctctctctctctctctctctctctctctctctctctatacgtcgacgacggatagCAATAAGCCGGCTGCCGCTCAAGTCGGAGTACCTGCTTCGAAGCAGGTTCGTGACGTTAGCCTCCTTGCGCCCAACACCGATGCGAGCTTCCCCAGGTTCAGAACGTTGATCCACCACAACGACCCCGTCACGCACTAGGGTCGTAGAGTTCTTGCTTGTCCTTAAGCCTGGAAACGTTTATTCGCAAGCCTCAAACGAAATAGTTGCCCCGCACCTGTACACCTGACCTCCAAGGACCTTACTTACCCTCCATGCGCCTCTAGCCACAGAGCCGAACAGCGGTCGAATGTATGTATGTTTGCCTAGGtaggctggctggctggctgagaGCACTGCACGCACACGTACAAGACTTGTGTGGAGCCGTATGGGAGTGGCCGCATTCGTGCTATCCGTACGTACCGCTTCGCTTCAGGCCCAAGCTCGATGGTGCGCAGCATGCAAGACAGCCACTCATGTCCCGAGACGACTTTTGCGCTACTGCATCGAGGCGAAAAGGACAACGGCCATGTTCTCCAGATTTGGGGGCCAACGCCCATGCTTCTCCTAGCTTCGAAGAGACGAACGCATGAAGCGGTTgtgggagaggagagagcAGGGATCCGCGAAAGAGATTTTGTGTTACAAGTGGTCGGCGGTCGCGCTGTCCTGTCTGAGGTCTCCTGCAGCCCCTTAAAGACACCGACCGTCTATAAGGAAGAGCACGGTTCGAGAAGAGGTCGCCAACCATTATCGGACGTCAGTTAAGATCTGTTGCCGAGAAAGCTTTGACTATGCAGTCCACTGCACCCCGCCCAGCGGCACGGGTGCGACTCTCGAGGCTTGAGATCGAACAAGCAAAAGCTGGATGAGCAAAGACAACCATCCATTTGCAAGTTTGACGCGAGTCCCCCCCAAATCTCGTGGGGCGGCAAGTCCAGTCGTTCGAAAGGAGGGTTGCCAGCGCCAACGAGCCCTGTGCCAACGAGCTTGAGCATCGGAGATGCCTTGCCTTATTCGAACCACTACCTCGGCCGCTTTCACCTCATCGACTATGCACCCCATCGCTCGCTCTGCCGTCGTTGCATTCCCAGCATTCCGAGTGCATAGCACGCGTGGGTCTCGGCCATTGTGGACAACGACTTGCAATTCACCAAGCGCGCGTTCCCTCGAGTCGCCGGTCTCGGCTCCGATGCCAACCAGCCATCCAATCTGAATAAGACAAGCCCGCATCTAATCTCTCGACTTGCGGGATCCTCATCAAAGTTACTCGGCAGCGTCTATGCAAGTCCGACGTTGTGACACAACCTTGACAGCACCAGAGCACCTCGGTCAGCATGAGGGCCGCCGTCGCAACGTGacggaaaagaaaagaagactCTGTGTTGCCAAGCAGCGGCCGCCGTCCCACACCCTCGCCCACAACTGCCGTAACCCGGACAGGAAGAGACTGGGGCCATGTCCAATGTAACGACTTCCTTGAATGCATCACACACAAGACAAACAAccaagaaagagaaggaagaaaaagaagaagaagatgcctTCTACGGTACCCTTACAGTCTCAACCGATGTCACCTACCATTCTCAGCAATCGCTCGCCATCCGGCCTTCCAGCCCTCCCTCCCACTCTCCTTGGCCGGAGCGTCCTGACGATCTTCGCGCCGGCTCACCAACCGAGGATCTATATCACCGTCAGCTATTAGTCAAGCATCAAACCGCGCCAATTCATGGTCTTTCTGTCTCGAAAGGTACCCGGTCGGCCGGAAAGGCCCAGCATGGCCCTACAatgctgcagcaagcctTTCAGAGAGATTTGGGAGGcgtggcggcgtcgccgtgcCGATTTGAGGCCAACTCCGAGTTGGCAGTTAATCTATGTCCTACAGGCACTAGCTCGGAAGGGGACGCCCTCCCAtgctgtctgtctgtctgtctctcctccctctctcttttttttttctgcaGGCGTATCTCAATGTCCTGGACTAGAGCAACCGCCTCGAGGCTCACAAACCCCATCGGTGGCGTTGGTGCTCGGGTTCGTGTTCAGATTGACGGCCATTGCCCGACTTGCCGGAAGTCGCATGGAAATCGGGGCTTGTGAGGGAAAGGCTGGCTgggctcgctcgctcgctcgctcactCATGGCTCACCGCTGATCCACGACTCCCACTACGTACGGGCAACCGTACCGAGCATCACGTTCCTTGGACACTCGACACATGCACgcttcatcggcatcatgTCTCTGTAGTTTTTCTCGCCCCTCGACAGCTACCTTGCATGTCTTGTTTAAGCTTATGGGCGGCTAGGCGCGCACCCGTCCCACAGCGTCCTGGACAAGCCAGACTCGTCACCTCTGATTTACGGGGTCTTTGACAGCCGTACCAATCATTCCCATGAACCTCGCAGAAGTTTGGGGGATTTGGAGACCGAGCCCGACCTGACCACCacccatcaccaccacccacttCTGAGTCAAGACGTCTTTCCGAAGCTGGGGTCGAAGGACGCCAGCGATTCGTGACTTGGCTTCGTCCTTCTCCCCACACTCCTCCACACATCCACCACCTCTGCAGGCCTCGAACCCTGGATTCGTACCGGCTACCCATAACGACACTTATGCCCCGCGACACCTGACCATCAAGAAATGCCGGCCCGGTACGCCACTGTTCGTTGTCGCCGTCACTAATCCCCGAGGAGCAGGGCGACACGGTCTTGACCGAATACGGGCAGACACGGGGGCTAACGCCCCgtgggacgacgacgcctcgcGGTCATCTACAGCGAATAGCGAGTCATTATGAACCGTCTCATCAGCCACCCTACCTCGTCTATGCCAAATGGTCATTTCTGCTCTAGGCATGTCAGCAGCCATGCCTAGCGACCATGTACGTCCGGGACTGGCATTCTGGGGCTGGCTGAGGAGCCGAATAGGCCGTTGCGCGCCTTAGCCATCACCTTGCCACAATGTAGGTGATTTGTTGCAGCCCATCCAAGATGCAAACGCTCTGCATCACCATGCGGATGAGGTAGCACCGCGTCTTGACCACGTCTCGACTCATATACAGTCCTGTGACTGAACGGAATATTGAACGGTCAAACTAGCATATACATATGCGTGATGCTGTGGAAGTTCGGCGGACGGCTTTCGACGATCGTCGCACAAACAGAAGTCCGAGGCACGCTCCTCCGGCCTCGTGGGCATGCCAAAATACCCCGACGATGGGTGCCGGCTTCCCTTGAGAGTTGAGATGCAGAGGGAAGCCAGTCGGAAATCCTTGAAGACTGGATGCTTCACCCTTTCATTTCCTTCAAAGAGGGCCACATCGGGACTCGTACTCAACGCCCTGGTGTGATGGctcaacaccacccaccccctgCTGCCCGTCACAAAAGTAGCCGGAGCTGTCGGGATGCCTTCTGGTgccatcgtcaccctcgTCGATTTCTTGCGCCCTCTCGCCCGAATCATCGCGGGCATTGTCCGTTCTCATTCGCCGCCCCAATATCGCAAACCCCATCCTCGATCGGCTCGACAGGCCAGCtcggggcgggcgggcggacgGCCTGGTCCTCGTTTCCCGCCCTTTGCATGAGGGGGCGTCCCTCTGTAGGGAAGCTGTCATCTTACACACGTCACCGTCATTCGAGCTGCGGAGAGAGCTGAGGGTATTGACGGCTGCAAcccgccggccgagaagctggcgaTGGCCCTTGAAGAGGGGACATGGAGATGTACGTCCCGCACTACTCAAAGGCCGAGGACAGCTAGAGGGATGCGTGTGACTTCTGTCGTGTTTACTGGGAGGGGTGTGCCCTCACATATCGCGCCGTCTCCGCGTCGACGTTGCCACCATTCTCTACTGACCTGCAGTATGTCACTTCTCAATCAATGTTAGCCGCCGTGTATTGCTACGCAGGAACGCAGGACCTTGGCTGTTACTTCGAAATACCGTCATACGGGAAAGCCTCAGGGGTTGTCTTGACAGCCATTTCACCTCCATTGGCGTGACCATGGTCGCAAGCCGTCTGATGCTCGTCGCGCACGCCAATGATCAGTCTCTTTCCCCGATGTTTCCTCCCTACAGGCTTTTCCATATTGCTGCTTACATGGGATGCGTTTCCCGCGCGGATGCGATCTGGGCTCCCAAGAGGGTTTGCTCGAGGCCGGTGTTGCTctcctgcccccccccccccccccccctccataGTGGACGGGAGCGATTACACTGTGTTGCGTCCGCCGCTATAGACGAGGGACACAGCCTCGCTGGATTCGGCCCCAAGAATACGACGTCGTGACTCGAGATGAATTCGAAAGCCCACGACGCTTTGAAATATCTGTAGGGGACACGGCTTGACGGAGGGCCGCGCAGTGCTTCCGTCAGGGCGATAGACCAAAACAGGAGGGCCTTGGTTGAGCCATCGGCCACTCAGTTTGACGCAGCTCGCACTCTCTTGGTTCCCCTCAAAGGTACGCGAGGATCGCCTGGATGGAAGACACATACTCCCTCTTTGTGGTCGTTTCTCGACGTACCGAGAGACAAGGCACCCTCGGGGCGAGGTTCGGGTCTCGGTCGGTGGGGATTCCGCCTGGAGATCGGCGTCATAACCTGAGCAGAACAAGCAACCAGGGGGATCCCTAGACATATCTCGCCTGAGGCACTGAACGAAGCAGACACCGACCAAGGCAGAGTCCCTAATGTCCTGAGGCCCTAGGCCCACACGACCCCTCGCGAGTATCGATCTTCGGAAACCTGGCCGATGGCTAGTGCCATCTGGAAAGCCCGCCAGGAGCGTGGTTGTGAACCATGACTACTTTTATTCATTTCAAGCTTTTCCAGCCTATCCGGGATCGGCATCAAGGCCTCGGTGAGGGTGAGGTGAGGGTGAGAGCATAAGGCTTCAGGTCTGATGCAGGGCTACGAGCCATGCACGTTTCACATTCCAGGGTCACCATTAACGAGGCGTCTCCTCTCCACGTCCGGAATGAATTGGATTAATCAACACAAGGTAATATAAGAAAGTcacgaagaagaagaaaaaaagaagaagacagagCTCTCTAGAAGCTATAGAAGCACCGTCAACTGCTGCCGTCTTCTGACGCTACCCGAGACCGCCAAGGCCGTGAGAGAAATCGCACGCAAAACGAAaaggggagagaaacatgaagaagagagggagagagagaaataaAATGAAAATCAAGAGGAAATACCGACACCCTccacaagaagaagaagaagaagaagaagaaaaaaggacaTCGGGACGTCCCCGGGTCGGGTTTCGGCCTCACACATGAACTAGGTGGAAACTAGATCTCGTTCAAtgcttcttcctcccctttctttcccctCCGTACATCGTCTCTCTTCTGTGCGATCGATAGATGTATTGTTCCCTTGTCCACAGGGTTGAACGCCGTACATGCAATggtttcttcctcctctccctcagAAAACAGCGAGGCGGGGTGCCTCGACGGGGCCATATCcgttccctttctctcttcctccttctctctctctctctctctctctctctcgctcacTCTCACAAACACCCTGACATCGGAAATGTTGAAGTGGGCCGCAAAGCTCTCCGTTGACACCCCATGTCCGGGGGGTGATGAGACCATGGAAATGCAGCTCCAGTCCTCGGGAAGGGGGGACATGGCTCGATCGCTCCCTCCGCACCTCCACACTGGGGATGGCGGCCGATAGTCTTTCCTTGGCCATCGTGGAAAACTCCACAGGCCCTTCCCGCGTGACCTAGCCATGTTAGGTTTGGAACTCGCCGGCCGCATCGATTGCCGCCGTTTCGTCGCCCCGTAGTGGCGGCTGCCGCCCGCTCGGAACTGCAAGCCTCTAGCCCACACCAGgacggccgtgacggcgcAGCCCGCACGATCTGGAGCtcgcaccgccgccacgtTTTTCCGCTGCACACCGCAACCGCAGGCAGATATACGAAACGGCTCCGTTGGAAATTGCGCGCACGATGGGTGAAGCTTATACCATCTGTGTCCTGCTACACATaagcgcgcgcgcgcacgcacacacacgcacacacaaCTCAGAACATACTCCTACCACTTGCCAGTCTGACGAAGCTGTAGGGCACGTTCTGGCCGACTAGCAGCCTGAGAGTTTCGACAGTGGTGAAGGCAGCCGTGTCGGCAACGCCGTAGGCGGAGAAGCCGGCCTGCTGGGCGATGAGGCCCGGGTCGCCGCCTTTCCTTGCGCccgaggcctcggcgagATCGAGAAAGACCTTTTTGAAATTCGACCCTCCCCTGATGTTTGTGCCAAACACACGGACAATCATGCCGACGAGGTTGCTCTTTTCCGCCCCGAGGGCCGAGACAACCAGGAAGGGGGCCGCGTCATCGCCGACCGTCTGAGCCCGCTTGAGACTTTCGAGGCTGTTGAACGGTTCAATGGCGGGCCCGTCGCGGGCCAGAGCTGGCGGTGTTCGGAAGCCAACGGTATAAATCTTGCCGATACGGAGAGCCTTCAGAGCGTACATGACTGACGCGGCATCCTCGCCGGAAGAGGCCAGAACGACAGCTGTCCGACCAAAGTACGCCGAAGGCGCCATGTCCCGGGTCAGCGTGCTGATGATGCCGCGCCAGCTGGCATTGTCCAGGATCAGGGACGTGTTGGGCGACAGGGCAGAAAAGTTGGAGCCGAGGTGGCCGAAAGAGTCATGGTGTCCGTGGCGCGGGCTCGACGGTATCGACGCcggggccgacgacgccgacgaggacgatccCGATTTGACAATGATGGTGTCCACGGTCCCGATGAGCCGAGCAGCCTCGGTCAGCTCCGgacccttgccgccgttgagagaagagaagaacgAGCTGTGCTTCAACAGGCTGCTCCACGACACGGGCGGGCTGAGGTAGGCACCGCCAAAGTTCTTTTGGTTGCACCAAGCCTCCATGCTTGAAAAGTTGTTGGGCAAGCGCTCCACGACTGCGAAGTAATGTGGCAGGCCAAGCTCGTTGAAGCACTTCTCGTAGAAAGGGGCTtgcggcgtcgagctgcgGAAAGCCGGCGTTGTGATGCCGTATATGCTCTTCTTCGGAAGCTGCCCAAGCAGGGCCAGCGCCGCGTTGATTTCCGACGCACTCATCTGGCCCGGGGCTGCGACTATCGGCAGCAGTGGATGAGTGATGGGAGTGAAGACCCTATTCAAAGTGCGGGAGAATTGGCCTGTTTCCCCCATGTTGACTCCGGAGAATGGAGGCGAAGCCGGATAATCCGCCCGCATCTTGGAGCGGAAGTATTCCAGCTCGAAGTTCTCGTTGTGgtcgttgatgatggcgatcatcttgatgatgtcggcgTACTTGCTCGATTCCACGTAGACCTGCTCGGCATGGGACGACGGCCATCTGAAGGTGCCAGAGAAGTCATGGAACGCAGACATGATCCGACTGCTCCCCTTCTGCTCGTAGAGCCTCTTCCGGATGGCTTCGGGGAGCCACAATTCCACATCGATATACTCGACGCCCCACTGGATGGCTCGGTACAGATACTCGTAATAGAGGTCTGGATTTTCCATTGGGAAGCGGCCGTTTTCCCTCGTACATCTAGTTGTAAAGATGATGGGGAGCTCTGTCCGTTGGCGCAAGAGCATCAGTTGCTGCCCGACGTAGCTGAGACTTGGAATGGAAGAGTAGGTGCCGTCTCCGAGAGGCTCCTTGAGAAGAT
Encoded proteins:
- a CDS encoding Putative 3-dehydroquinate dehydratase type I, aldolase-type TIM barrel, with product MASVHQLGVGPTPARPRSVNGSGNQDVEMDLDRNASPAVTTGTRFGSAPQRGDTRIVVIVFGHGQDSIVSVFADVLGKPYAIRSAFQDVGAADQGLVIGIPAEHAKSNIDSRDKELVVAINAHCVNLGMPPDVFLSAQCDYEFLYTEAPFFRRDLSRFISFTLGQIDHHETLMSKPRTYFISTTFPDVSAALPNIDILTVGADAVEIRVDLLKEPLGDGTYSSIPSLSYVGQQLMLLRQRTELPIIFTTRCTRENGRFPMENPDLYYEYLYRAIQWGVEYIDVELWLPEAIRKRLYEQKGSSRIMSAFHDFSGTFRWPSSHAEQVYVESSKYADIIKMIAIINDHNENFELEYFRSKMRADYPASPPFSGVNMGETGQFSRTLNRVFTPITHPLLPIVAAPGQMSASEINAALALLGQLPKKSIYGITTPAFRSSTPQAPFYEKCFNELGLPHYFAVVERLPNNFSSMEAWCNQKNFGGAYLSPPVSWSSLLKHSSFFSSLNGGKGPELTEAARLIGTVDTIIVKSGSSSSASSAPASIPSSPRHGHHDSFGHLGSNFSALSPNTSLILDNASWRGIISTLTRDMAPSAYFGRTAVVLASSGEDAASVMYALKALRIGKIYTVGFRTPPALARDGPAIEPFNSLESLKRAQTVGDDAAPFLVVSALGAEKSNLVGMIVRVFGTNIRGGSNFKKVFLDLAEASGARKGGDPGLIAQQAGFSAYGVADTAAFTTVETLRLLVGQNVPYSFVRLASGRSMF